The genomic DNA CCCTTACAGCGAACGCGAGAACCCGACGCACTCCGAACACATCCGCCCCGAGGGCAGGCCGTGGACCGGTGAACAACCTCGCGGAATCAAATACTGGGAAATGCTGGCCAAGCTCGTCAACGAAGAGCCCCCGATCGAGCGCGACCGCATCATGCTCGCGACCCTCGTGCCTCTGGGGATCCAGAAAGGCAAAGCGTTCCAGCCCGATGCCCGATTAAAAGAGATCCTCATCGACGCCGCCAACGTGGGCGAACTGATGGCCCGCTGCAACGGTTACGCCAAGCGTTTCCCGGGCTCGAAAGTCTGGCCCGACAAGAAGTGGGAATATTCGCTCTTCCTCAAAGCGGTCAACCAGGAGGTGCCCAACTATACCGAACTGGATGAACGCGCTAGTTGGCTCTACGAAGCCGTCGGCGTTTCCGAAGGCATGATGGGCAAGATCCACGGCGCCGGCCAGGTCTATCTCGAATCGCAAAAAGACGCAAATGGCGAGTGGCTCGATGGCGGCAAAAACTACACGCTTCATGTTCCCGCCGACGTCCCGGTAAAACAGTTCTGGTCGTTCACCGTCTACGACAATGAAAGCCGTTGCCTGATCGATAGCGGCAGCTACCCAGACCGTTCATCGCGAAACGACATCGTCACCAATAACGACGGCACCGTCGACCTCTACTTCGGCCCCGAGCCACCTGCGGGCAAACCGGAAAAGAACTGGATCAAAACGCTCCCGGGGAAAGGCTGGTTCACGTACTTCCGCCTCTACGCTCCCACCGAACCCTACTTCGACAAGAGCTGGGTGCTGCCAGATATCAAAGTGATGAAATAGTTCGATGGTCAATTGTCCAAAGTAGCGGCATGGCGTTGAGACAAACGGTTAACATCCGACTCTTTTTCCCCATCGACGCCATTGCCACTATCGAAAACCTAAATCGATTCGCTCCTCAACAGCCCACGAACAATAAAATGAAACGATCTAAACTAAACACGTTCATTCTCGGCATCCTTCTGATAACGTCGCTGGCGAGCTCCGGAGCGACTGCTCAGGAAGGTCGACCAGGCGTGACCGCGCCTCAACTGAGCCTGCCCTATGCCGAACAAAAATATCGAGGCAACGTCGGCACGACTTACTTGAATTCCGATGCGGCGCAATTTCCCAAGCAAGTGGCCGCCCCCGAAGACGCACCCAACGTGCTGGTGATCCTGCTTGATGACGTGGGGTTTGGTCAGTTCTCGGTCTCTGGCGGCGGCGTCCCGGCGCCAAACATGGAGTCGCTGGCAAAGCAGGGTGTTTTCTTCAATCGCTTTCATACCACAGCGGTCTGTTCCTCGACGCGTGCAGCCCTATTAACCGGTCGGAACCATCACGTCGCAGGCTCCGGCAACATCACCGAGGTGGCGACCGGCTTTGACGGCTATACCGGGATCATCCCCAAAGACACCGCGACCTTCGCCGAGATTATGCGGTTGAACGGTTACATCACTTCGTGGATTGGAAAAAACCACAATACCCCCACCTACGAAACCAGCGCGATGGGCCCGTTCGATCACTGGCCGAACAATCTGGGGTTCGATTACTTCTATGGCTTCATGGCGGGCGACAGCAACCAGATGAGACCGAATCTGTATGAGAACCAAACCCCGCTGCCACAGCAAACCGCCGACGATTATTACTTGAGCGTCGATTTGGCGGACCATTCGATCGAGTGGCTGCAACAGGCCGAGGCGATCCAACCGGACAAGCCATGGATGATGTATCTGGCGCCCGCAGCCACCCACGCACCTCACCAGGCGCCAAAGGAACTGATCGAGGAATTCAAAGGCAAATTCGATGGCGGTTGGGATAAGTATCGCGAAGACGTTCTCGCCCGCCAGATCGCCCAGGGGATTGTTCCCGAGGGGACCAAGCTGACCAAGCGCCACGACAGTCTACCCGCTTGGGATAGCCTTTCGGCAGATGAGAAAAAACTCTCGGCACGAATGATGGAGGTTTTTGCTGCCTATGGCAAACATGTCGACAAGGAGGTCGGGCGCGTGCTGGACTATGTAAAGACAATGCCCGATTCGGACAACACGCTGATCTTTTACATCATCGGTGACAACGGAGCCTCTTCCGAAGGTGGGATCCCCGGCACCTTGAACGAAAATGCCTTCTTCAACGGCGTGCAGATGCAAACCGAAGAAATGATGCCTTTCATCG from Rosistilla oblonga includes the following:
- a CDS encoding arylsulfatase, with protein sequence MKRSKLNTFILGILLITSLASSGATAQEGRPGVTAPQLSLPYAEQKYRGNVGTTYLNSDAAQFPKQVAAPEDAPNVLVILLDDVGFGQFSVSGGGVPAPNMESLAKQGVFFNRFHTTAVCSSTRAALLTGRNHHVAGSGNITEVATGFDGYTGIIPKDTATFAEIMRLNGYITSWIGKNHNTPTYETSAMGPFDHWPNNLGFDYFYGFMAGDSNQMRPNLYENQTPLPQQTADDYYLSVDLADHSIEWLQQAEAIQPDKPWMMYLAPAATHAPHQAPKELIEEFKGKFDGGWDKYREDVLARQIAQGIVPEGTKLTKRHDSLPAWDSLSADEKKLSARMMEVFAAYGKHVDKEVGRVLDYVKTMPDSDNTLIFYIIGDNGASSEGGIPGTLNENAFFNGVQMQTEEMMPFIDEIGTMKHFNHFPAAWAHAVCTPFQWVKQVASHLGGTRNAMLVSWPAKYKNGGEVRSQFTHVIDVAATILDAAGIEEPRSVNGTAQKPIEGRSFLSVLEDEDAEEIRTSQYFEMFVNRGIYKDGWWAGSLSFVPWNPNRGEFDPLSAPWELYKLDEDFSQSNDLADENPKQLDEMVKLWWATAAKQQVLPLDWRGSERFSAELMGKPNLAAGRSEYVYPVPVVGLPEASAPDLKSKSFTITAEVEIDDDANGMIFTQGGNTGGWGFYLLDGKFVATHNFLDVARYSVSSDEAIAAGEHTLKVEFDYDGKKGEVGKGGSLSLYVDGQKVGDGKVDKTSPMKYSLSENQDIGTDTGTPVTYDYREPFDFQGTLGKVVVSLKP
- a CDS encoding DUF1254 domain-containing protein, translating into MKTTCIAFALFATAISAHAQELPTTGTLDSRLGKLEVERGFPSQDTVKKLYDAIDFQRACQTYLWALPYTSMGEWQREQRETFDAGNLDFVDYIDYKDKLGLLTANATTPYSMAFPNIEKTGPIVVEVPAGAMAGGILDFWERPLTDVGQTGPEKGAGAKFLILGPNDKEIVPAPEGYYVFRSQTNNVWVAMRGLDSDLNKARALCEKLTIYPYSERENPTHSEHIRPEGRPWTGEQPRGIKYWEMLAKLVNEEPPIERDRIMLATLVPLGIQKGKAFQPDARLKEILIDAANVGELMARCNGYAKRFPGSKVWPDKKWEYSLFLKAVNQEVPNYTELDERASWLYEAVGVSEGMMGKIHGAGQVYLESQKDANGEWLDGGKNYTLHVPADVPVKQFWSFTVYDNESRCLIDSGSYPDRSSRNDIVTNNDGTVDLYFGPEPPAGKPEKNWIKTLPGKGWFTYFRLYAPTEPYFDKSWVLPDIKVMK